The window ACGGGACGGGCCGTGCTGGCCGTCGCCGCCAAGGTGGGCGCGACCCGGCTGATCGACAACATCCCATTGGAGTTCGGAGCACACTCGTGAGCACTGGCAGAAGTGCCGCCGGCACCGGCATACGGCTGCACGCCCCCGCCCCCGGCTGGTCCCTCGACGCGGACGTCGTCGTCGTCGGCTCGGGCGTGGCGGGCCTGACGGTGGCGCTGCGCTGCGCCGCCGCCGGCCGCCGCACGGTCGTGGTCACCAAGGCCCGGCTCGACGACGGATCCACCCGCTGGGCCCAGGGCGGCATCGCCGCCGCCCTCGGCGACGGGGACACCCCCGAGCAGCACCTGGACGACACCCTGGTGGCGGGCGCGGGCCTGTGCGACGAGGCCGCCGTCCGGCTGCTGGTCACCGAGGGGCCGGACGCCGTACGACGCCTCATCTCGACCGGCGCCGTCTTCGACACCTCGGCCGAGACCGGGGAGATAGAGCTGACGCGGGAGGGCGGCCACCACCGCCGTCGGATCGCGCACGCCGGCGGCGACGCCACCGGCGCCGAGATCTCCCGGGCCCTCGTGGAGGCCGTCCAGGACGCGGGCATCGAGACCGTCGAGAACGCGCTCGTCCTGGACCTGCTCCAAGACGCCGAGGGCCGCACCGCCGGCGTCACCCTGCACGTCATGGGCGAGGGCCAGCACGACGGCGTGGGCGCCGTCCACGCCCCCGCCGTGATCCTCGCGACCGGCGGCATGGGCCAGGTCTTCTCGGCCACCACCAACCCGTCCGTCTCCACGGGCGACGGGGTGGCCCTCGCGCTGCGCGCCGGCGCCGAGGTCTCCGACCTCGAATTCGTCCAGTTCCACCCGACGGTGCTGTTCCTCGGCGCCGACGCCGAGGGACAGCAGCCGCTGGTCTCCGAGGCCGTCCGCGGCGAGGGCGCCCACCTCGTCGACGCGGACGGCGTGCGC of the Streptomyces sp. NBC_01426 genome contains:
- a CDS encoding L-aspartate oxidase; its protein translation is MSTGRSAAGTGIRLHAPAPGWSLDADVVVVGSGVAGLTVALRCAAAGRRTVVVTKARLDDGSTRWAQGGIAAALGDGDTPEQHLDDTLVAGAGLCDEAAVRLLVTEGPDAVRRLISTGAVFDTSAETGEIELTREGGHHRRRIAHAGGDATGAEISRALVEAVQDAGIETVENALVLDLLQDAEGRTAGVTLHVMGEGQHDGVGAVHAPAVILATGGMGQVFSATTNPSVSTGDGVALALRAGAEVSDLEFVQFHPTVLFLGADAEGQQPLVSEAVRGEGAHLVDADGVRFMVGQHELAELAPRDIVAKGIMRRMQEQGTRHMYLDARHFGAEMWEQRFPTILAACRSHGIDPVTEPIPVAPAAHYASGGVRTDLHGRTTVPGLYACGEVACTGVHGANRLASNSLLEGLVFAERIADDIARRPLTGNGPGIPVPATGPLQPAEARYEIQRIMTDGAGVLRSAESLATAAAALEDLYAAALNNLEAHGKTAEPGVDTWEATNLLCVARVLVAAGRRREETRGCHWREDHPDRDDAHWRRHLVVRLSATEKRALVVTPTDSADFPPVSHPLSQEQQA